Proteins encoded by one window of Kribbella flavida DSM 17836:
- a CDS encoding CGNR zinc finger domain-containing protein, whose amino-acid sequence MFIEGLPPATVVAVVNGWGSEPRRAGHRQELPPLPDALLPPWAEADDAGLEWAADRLFPIFASTDLTERAESLAAVLDRTKVRPTVRYDAEGFASPWLVEPRHAVLAAAALTLRTQFAEHDPARVGLCSAGNCADVYIDVSARAHRRFCSVTCQNRTRTAAYRRRRSATP is encoded by the coding sequence GTGTTCATCGAAGGTCTGCCCCCCGCCACGGTGGTCGCCGTGGTCAACGGATGGGGCTCGGAGCCTCGCCGCGCGGGCCACCGGCAGGAACTGCCGCCGTTGCCCGACGCGCTCCTGCCGCCCTGGGCCGAGGCGGACGACGCCGGGCTGGAGTGGGCTGCCGACAGGCTGTTCCCGATCTTCGCCAGCACGGATCTCACTGAGCGCGCCGAGTCGCTCGCCGCCGTCCTCGACCGTACGAAGGTCCGGCCGACCGTCCGGTACGACGCCGAGGGCTTCGCCTCCCCCTGGCTGGTCGAGCCGCGGCACGCCGTACTGGCTGCCGCCGCCTTGACTCTTCGGACGCAGTTCGCCGAGCACGATCCCGCTCGGGTCGGCCTGTGCTCGGCCGGCAACTGCGCGGACGTCTACATCGACGTCTCGGCGCGAGCCCACCGCCGGTTCTGCTCGGTCACCTGCCAGAACCGGACCCGGACGGCCGCCTACCGCCGCCGCAGATCAGCGACGCCCTGA
- a CDS encoding MFS transporter, which translates to MTTNEHVQPETTIHDPRQRRAILIAVCIALMAVIASVSGLNVAQPELAVEFGASQTTVLWIINIYTITLAALLLPLGAIGDRWGRKPVLLTGLAVFAVASAAAGLATSTEVMLAARLLSGVGAAMIMPVTLAVITSTFPDAERSKAVGVWSGVAGGGGILGMFLSAVLVDVATWRWLFVLPVVLVLAAAVAAARSVPNSREQAEHRFDLVGSLTSVVAVLGLIFVLHEGPEEGWTAPVTLLSLLVGILAGVGFVAWELRQPAPLLDVRLFRERGLASGSVSLLAVFGVLAGIFVVLFPFFQAVLGWSGLRSTLALMPMALLMMLASGLAPRLAARIGRRSTMASGILLGAVGLALMAVFVSVDGGYLSMLAGMLAMGLGMGLSMTPSTEAITGALPRERQGVASALNDVTREFGTALGVALLGAVLSAGYRSAIDARLTAVPGVPHGTADTAREGVANAIAAAPGAGPQADALVRAAQESFVDGWQQSMWAGFAVMAVLFGYVVLRGPAEK; encoded by the coding sequence ATGACCACGAACGAGCATGTTCAGCCGGAGACGACCATTCACGACCCCCGTCAGCGCCGGGCCATTCTGATCGCGGTGTGCATCGCGTTGATGGCCGTGATCGCGTCGGTGTCCGGGCTGAACGTCGCCCAGCCCGAGCTCGCCGTCGAGTTCGGCGCCTCGCAGACCACGGTGCTGTGGATCATCAACATCTACACCATCACCCTGGCGGCACTGCTGCTGCCGCTCGGCGCGATCGGGGACCGCTGGGGCCGCAAGCCTGTGCTGCTCACCGGCCTGGCCGTCTTCGCCGTCGCGAGCGCCGCGGCCGGTCTCGCCACGTCGACCGAGGTGATGCTCGCCGCCCGGCTGCTCAGCGGAGTGGGCGCGGCGATGATCATGCCGGTCACGCTCGCCGTCATCACCTCGACCTTCCCGGACGCGGAACGCTCGAAGGCGGTCGGCGTGTGGTCCGGCGTCGCCGGTGGTGGCGGCATCCTGGGCATGTTCCTGTCCGCCGTACTGGTGGACGTGGCGACCTGGCGCTGGCTCTTCGTCCTGCCGGTCGTGCTCGTGCTCGCCGCGGCTGTGGCGGCGGCGCGGTCCGTGCCGAACTCGCGGGAGCAGGCCGAGCACCGGTTCGACCTGGTCGGATCGCTGACCTCGGTGGTCGCGGTGCTCGGGCTCATCTTCGTGCTGCACGAGGGCCCCGAAGAGGGATGGACGGCGCCCGTCACCCTGCTGAGCTTGCTGGTCGGCATCCTGGCCGGTGTCGGCTTCGTCGCGTGGGAGCTGCGTCAGCCGGCCCCGTTGCTCGACGTACGGCTCTTCCGCGAGCGCGGACTCGCCAGCGGGTCCGTGTCGCTGCTGGCCGTTTTCGGCGTCCTGGCGGGCATCTTCGTGGTGCTCTTCCCGTTCTTCCAGGCGGTGCTCGGCTGGTCCGGGCTACGGTCGACGCTCGCGCTGATGCCGATGGCACTGCTGATGATGCTGGCCTCCGGCCTGGCCCCGAGGCTGGCCGCGCGGATCGGACGTCGTTCGACGATGGCGTCCGGGATCCTGCTCGGGGCCGTGGGACTGGCCTTGATGGCGGTGTTCGTCTCGGTCGACGGCGGCTACCTCTCGATGCTGGCCGGGATGCTGGCGATGGGACTCGGCATGGGCCTGTCGATGACGCCGTCGACCGAGGCGATCACCGGCGCGTTGCCGCGCGAGCGCCAAGGCGTCGCGTCGGCGCTCAACGACGTCACCAGGGAGTTCGGTACGGCGCTCGGGGTCGCGCTGCTCGGCGCGGTCCTGTCCGCCGGCTACCGCAGTGCCATCGACGCCCGGCTCACCGCGGTCCCGGGCGTGCCCCACGGGACCGCTGACACCGCCCGCGAGGGAGTGGCCAACGCGATCGCGGCCGCACCCGGAGCCGGACCGCAGGCGGACGCGCTGGTGCGCGCGGCGCAGGAGTCGTTCGTCGACGGCTGGCAGCAGTCGATGTGGGCCGGCTTCGCCGTGATGGCAGTGCTGTTCGGCTACGTGGTCCTCCGCGGTCCCGCGGAGAAGTAG
- a CDS encoding glycosyltransferase, giving the protein MRVLFTFIGGSGHFRPLVAVARAVEAAGHTVAVAGSGKVTPVVEAAGFVAFPTSGPRVADAPPAAPEPLVAVDPAAEERHFAAAFGRSGARRHAAALLELAGEWRPDVIVRDEADFGSAIAAERLGIPCATVLVLAAGSLVRKELLAEPLGQLRAEYGLPPDPGLAMLDRELVLSPFPPSFRSPDFPLPQTAFSYRTADVVPIAAVRETPTVYFTLGTVFRPDTDDLFSRVLAGLREVPAKVVVTVGERNDPAALGPQPGHVRVERFVPQEELLPYCDLVVSHGGSGSLLGALAHGLPSVLLPLGADQPHNAQRCLELGLGRVLDAVTVGPDEVAATVTEVLADQDHRRAAQRIQTEINGLPDVTRTVALLEASGRR; this is encoded by the coding sequence ATGCGGGTCTTGTTCACGTTCATCGGCGGAAGTGGACACTTCCGGCCGTTGGTCGCGGTGGCTCGGGCGGTGGAGGCGGCCGGGCACACGGTGGCGGTCGCGGGGTCCGGCAAGGTGACGCCGGTGGTCGAGGCGGCGGGGTTCGTGGCGTTTCCCACCAGTGGGCCACGGGTGGCCGACGCGCCGCCGGCTGCGCCGGAACCGTTGGTGGCGGTGGATCCGGCGGCGGAGGAGCGGCACTTCGCCGCGGCGTTCGGGCGGTCCGGAGCCCGTCGGCACGCGGCCGCGCTGCTGGAGCTCGCGGGGGAGTGGAGGCCGGACGTGATCGTGCGGGACGAGGCGGACTTCGGGTCCGCGATCGCCGCCGAGCGGCTCGGCATTCCGTGCGCGACCGTGCTGGTGCTCGCCGCCGGATCGCTGGTGCGCAAGGAACTCCTGGCCGAGCCGCTGGGGCAGTTGCGGGCGGAGTACGGTCTGCCGCCGGATCCCGGGCTCGCGATGCTCGACCGGGAGCTGGTGCTCTCGCCGTTCCCGCCGAGCTTCCGCAGCCCCGACTTCCCGCTGCCGCAGACCGCCTTCTCCTACCGGACCGCGGACGTCGTACCGATCGCTGCCGTGCGAGAAACCCCGACGGTCTACTTCACGCTGGGCACGGTCTTCCGGCCGGACACCGACGACCTGTTCTCCCGGGTGCTCGCCGGTCTGCGTGAGGTGCCGGCGAAGGTTGTCGTGACCGTTGGCGAGCGCAACGATCCTGCGGCACTCGGCCCCCAGCCGGGCCACGTCCGCGTCGAGCGCTTCGTCCCCCAGGAGGAACTGCTGCCGTACTGCGACCTGGTCGTCTCGCACGGCGGTTCCGGCAGTCTGCTCGGCGCTCTGGCTCACGGTCTCCCGTCGGTGCTGCTGCCGCTCGGTGCCGACCAGCCGCACAACGCCCAGCGCTGCCTGGAACTCGGGCTGGGCCGGGTGCTTGACGCCGTCACGGTCGGCCCGGACGAGGTCGCCGCGACGGTGACGGAGGTGCTCGCCGACCAGGACCACCGTCGCGCGGCCCAGCGCATCCAGACCGAGATCAACGGGTTGCCCGACGTCACCCGGACCGTCGCGTTGCTCGAAGCGTCAGGGCGTCGCTGA
- a CDS encoding helix-turn-helix domain-containing protein encodes MDDSLDRTLGAVGARLKHLRQRRTITLVELADQTGISISTLSRLEAGLRRPTLEQLLPLARVHGVTLDELVDAPPTGNPRVTLRPIRADDGAVILPLTRRPGGIQAYKFVLPTGNDDAEPQLRTHEGYDWAYVLNGTLRLVLGEHDLLLNPGEAAEFDTRTPHWFGATSSGPVEFLSLIGKQGERAHVRALPKSRSSE; translated from the coding sequence ATGGACGACTCGCTGGACCGCACGCTCGGCGCCGTCGGCGCACGGCTGAAGCACCTCCGCCAGCGCCGCACCATCACGCTGGTCGAGCTCGCCGACCAGACCGGCATCTCCATCAGCACCTTGTCCCGTCTCGAGGCGGGCCTGCGCCGCCCGACCCTGGAACAGCTGCTTCCGCTGGCCCGCGTGCACGGCGTCACGCTCGACGAGCTCGTCGACGCACCGCCCACCGGCAATCCCCGGGTGACGCTGCGCCCGATCCGCGCCGACGACGGTGCGGTCATCCTGCCGCTGACCCGCCGTCCCGGCGGCATCCAGGCCTACAAGTTCGTGCTGCCCACCGGCAACGACGACGCCGAGCCGCAGCTGCGCACCCACGAGGGCTACGACTGGGCCTACGTGCTCAACGGCACCCTGCGCCTGGTGCTCGGCGAGCACGACCTCCTGCTCAACCCCGGTGAGGCCGCCGAGTTCGACACCCGGACGCCGCACTGGTTCGGCGCCACCAGCTCCGGCCCGGTCGAGTTCCTCAGCCTGATCGGCAAACAAGGCGAACGCGCCCACGTCCGCGCGCTCCCGAAGTCCCGTTCGTCCGAGTAA
- a CDS encoding RNA polymerase sigma-70 factor, whose protein sequence is MDTPDDLDQAAAVFAQVRPRLFGIAYRMLSSATEAEDLVQDVWLRWQTYDRSVVTNPAAFLATTTTRLAINALQSARVRRETYIGPWLPEPVDTSADPHLGAERGEALGFAVLLLLEKLSPTERAAYVLREAFDYPYRQIADILRSTEVAVRKLVSRARLHVASERRAVVTGAEQRRLLEAFVAAARSGDLTTLEGLLAADVVSYSDGGGVVTASRVPVSGAPRVAKFVTAVSRWFWAGVEITWSEQNGQAAAVLSRDGTVFAVLTVNASDAGIDQLLWMMNPAKFTAIAPVVP, encoded by the coding sequence ATGGACACACCGGACGATCTCGACCAGGCCGCGGCGGTCTTCGCCCAGGTCCGTCCGCGGCTGTTCGGCATCGCCTACCGGATGCTGTCCAGCGCGACCGAGGCCGAGGACCTCGTCCAGGACGTCTGGCTGCGCTGGCAGACCTACGACCGCAGCGTGGTGACCAACCCGGCCGCGTTCCTGGCCACGACCACGACCCGGCTGGCGATCAACGCGCTGCAGTCCGCGCGCGTCCGCCGCGAGACCTACATCGGCCCGTGGCTGCCCGAGCCGGTCGACACCAGTGCGGACCCGCACCTCGGCGCCGAGCGCGGCGAGGCGCTGGGATTCGCCGTCCTGCTCCTGCTGGAGAAGCTCTCACCGACCGAGCGTGCGGCGTACGTGCTGCGCGAAGCGTTCGACTACCCGTACCGGCAGATCGCCGACATCCTCCGGTCCACCGAGGTCGCCGTTCGCAAGCTGGTCAGCAGAGCACGCCTGCACGTCGCGTCGGAGCGGCGAGCCGTGGTGACCGGCGCCGAGCAGCGGCGGTTGCTCGAGGCGTTCGTCGCGGCTGCCCGCTCGGGCGATCTGACCACGCTCGAGGGCCTGCTGGCGGCGGACGTCGTGAGCTACTCCGACGGCGGCGGCGTCGTCACCGCGTCCCGGGTCCCGGTGTCGGGCGCCCCGCGGGTGGCCAAGTTCGTGACCGCGGTGTCGCGCTGGTTCTGGGCCGGAGTCGAGATCACCTGGTCCGAGCAGAACGGTCAAGCCGCAGCAGTCCTGAGCCGCGACGGCACCGTGTTCGCGGTGCTCACGGTCAACGCCTCGGACGCCGGGATCGACCAGCTGCTGTGGATGATGAACCCGGCGAAGTTCACGGCGATCGCCCCGGTGGTGCCCTGA
- a CDS encoding MFS transporter, with the protein MTREVVVSMRAGYREWCGLAVLALPCAVVSMDATVLNLAVPELTADLRPTGAQQLWIVDSYVFVVAGLLMTMGMVGDRIGRRRLLLAGAALFAIASAVAAFAPSPELLIAARVLLGVAGATLMPSTLALIRTMFADPGQRRIALGVWTGSFALGGLAGPLVGGLLLAQYWWGSVFLIALPVMVLLLATATFVLPEFRGGERPRVDLVSAGLSLAAVLAFVSGMKRIAESGPRPEYGVVMAVGVGLAYGFVRRQRRLAHPVIDLALFRSAAFSLPLVVLALTFFVLYGTQFVTAQYLQLVLGLTPLEAGLASLPGTVAYLVTSVSAPLITRRVSTAYGMSGSLLISAIGFGLLTQVQAGGVWIVVIGFVVLSVGLAGVYLQATDLTVSAAPPERAGATSALVETSADLGGALGIAVLGSIVLAVYRGSLPESRPPGVSAELWTSAHHTLAGITNSPTDDASRAFLDAARTAFVQGYRLAELVGTIALLLAAATTAITLRRPRTTAVAKVSSGLDLREPGS; encoded by the coding sequence GTGACACGTGAGGTGGTGGTGAGCATGCGCGCCGGGTACCGGGAGTGGTGCGGACTGGCCGTGCTGGCGTTGCCCTGCGCGGTGGTCTCGATGGACGCGACGGTGCTGAACCTCGCCGTGCCCGAGCTCACCGCCGACCTGCGTCCGACCGGGGCGCAGCAGTTGTGGATCGTGGACAGCTACGTCTTCGTGGTGGCCGGCCTGCTGATGACGATGGGCATGGTCGGTGACCGCATCGGCCGGCGACGGCTGCTGCTGGCCGGTGCGGCCCTGTTCGCGATCGCCTCCGCGGTGGCCGCGTTCGCGCCGAGTCCTGAGCTGCTCATCGCCGCACGGGTGCTGCTCGGGGTGGCGGGTGCGACGCTGATGCCGTCGACGCTGGCGCTGATCCGCACGATGTTCGCCGACCCCGGACAGCGGCGGATCGCGCTCGGCGTGTGGACGGGAAGTTTCGCGCTGGGCGGCCTGGCCGGTCCGCTCGTCGGTGGGCTGCTGCTGGCGCAGTACTGGTGGGGATCGGTGTTCCTGATCGCGCTTCCGGTGATGGTGCTGCTGCTCGCGACGGCGACGTTCGTGCTTCCGGAGTTCCGGGGTGGTGAGCGCCCGCGCGTCGATCTGGTCAGCGCCGGGCTGTCGCTGGCCGCGGTGCTGGCGTTCGTGTCCGGGATGAAGCGGATCGCGGAGAGCGGCCCGCGGCCGGAGTACGGCGTGGTGATGGCCGTGGGCGTCGGGCTGGCGTACGGGTTCGTCCGCCGGCAACGACGGTTGGCGCATCCGGTGATCGACTTGGCGCTGTTCCGCTCGGCTGCGTTCAGTCTGCCGCTGGTCGTGCTGGCGTTGACATTCTTCGTGCTCTACGGCACGCAGTTCGTCACCGCGCAGTACCTGCAGCTGGTGCTCGGGCTGACGCCGCTGGAGGCCGGGTTGGCGTCGCTGCCGGGCACGGTCGCCTATCTGGTCACCTCGGTGTCGGCGCCGTTGATCACCCGGCGCGTCAGTACGGCGTACGGGATGTCGGGCAGTCTGCTGATCAGCGCGATCGGCTTCGGCCTGCTGACGCAGGTACAGGCGGGCGGGGTGTGGATCGTGGTGATCGGATTCGTCGTGCTCTCCGTCGGTCTGGCCGGCGTGTACCTCCAGGCCACCGACCTGACCGTCTCCGCCGCGCCACCGGAACGCGCCGGTGCGACCTCCGCGCTGGTGGAGACCAGCGCGGACCTCGGCGGCGCGCTGGGTATCGCCGTTCTCGGCAGCATCGTGCTCGCGGTCTACCGCGGCTCCTTGCCGGAGTCCCGGCCGCCGGGCGTCTCCGCCGAGCTGTGGACCAGCGCCCACCACACCCTCGCCGGAATCACGAACTCGCCGACCGACGACGCGTCCCGCGCCTTCCTGGACGCGGCCCGCACCGCCTTCGTCCAGGGCTACCGCCTCGCCGAACTCGTCGGCACCATCGCCCTGCTCCTGGCCGCCGCCACCACCGCGATCACCCTCCGCCGCCCCCGGACAACAGCCGTGGCAAAGGTGAGTTCAGGGCTCGATCTCCGCGAGCCGGGCTCTTAG
- a CDS encoding class I SAM-dependent methyltransferase, whose protein sequence is MTDTFDKQYWDKHWQERPADGSGAEHPPNPYLARELGELVPGSALDAGCGTGAEAIWLAEHGWQVTAVDISAEALARAEERSAPRGMSQQVRWVEADLSVWQPETQYDLVTTHYAHPAIPQLKFYDRIARWVAPGGTLLIVGHLHTHGAAGNDHGSAGNHRGSAEAHHHPAEASATAASVSARLNPRDWEIVTAEEPRRTLTAPGGREVLLHDVVVRATRRS, encoded by the coding sequence ATGACCGACACGTTCGACAAGCAGTACTGGGACAAGCACTGGCAGGAGAGGCCGGCTGACGGCTCCGGGGCCGAGCATCCGCCGAACCCGTACCTGGCGCGGGAGCTCGGCGAGCTGGTGCCGGGGTCGGCGCTGGATGCCGGCTGTGGCACCGGGGCGGAGGCGATCTGGCTGGCCGAGCACGGCTGGCAGGTCACGGCGGTAGACATCTCCGCCGAGGCGCTGGCGCGGGCCGAGGAACGGTCTGCTCCGCGTGGGATGTCGCAGCAGGTGCGGTGGGTCGAGGCGGATCTGAGCGTTTGGCAGCCGGAGACGCAGTACGACCTGGTGACGACGCACTACGCGCATCCGGCGATCCCACAGCTGAAGTTCTACGACCGGATCGCCCGGTGGGTGGCGCCCGGCGGGACCTTGCTGATCGTCGGACACCTGCACACGCACGGTGCCGCAGGCAACGATCACGGTTCCGCAGGCAACCACCGCGGTTCCGCCGAGGCGCATCACCACCCGGCGGAGGCGTCGGCCACCGCTGCGTCGGTCTCGGCCCGGCTGAATCCTCGCGACTGGGAGATCGTCACCGCCGAGGAGCCGCGCCGCACGCTGACGGCTCCCGGCGGCCGAGAGGTCCTGCTGCACGACGTCGTCGTCCGCGCGACCCGGCGCAGCTAG
- a CDS encoding NAD(P)/FAD-dependent oxidoreductase, whose translation MKTILVVGGGYAGFYAAWKLEKRLRRGEAQLVLVDPRPYMTYQPFLPEVLAGSIEARHAAVSHRRHLRRTRLVAGAVTMVDHARKTVTVRPPAGPDFELGYDIVVVTAGAVTRRLAVPGVAERAIGLKHVEEAVAIRDRLLTAFDQAAGLEPGPLRRRLLTVTFVGGGFSGVEGFGELLSLATSLVRTYPELDPGELAFHLVEVQDRILPEVTDEPGAWVVRSLEKRGAHVHLNTHVVSSTDGHVVLSDGAEFDSELIVWTTGNAANPMVSRHTDLPINPRGLLTVRADLRVGTDAEPVPDAWGAGDDAAVPDLTSSLPGATTVPNAQNAVRQGKLLAKNIVATLRGREPKQYVHHSLGSVATLGLGRGIFQYRRLVITGLPAWLMHRGYHVLAVPTWERKVRVLAIWLTGLLFGRDIVSLASVQHPRDAFLAGGEPDRPVPAQSSATGNVDDLAGRAL comes from the coding sequence GTGAAGACGATCCTGGTAGTCGGCGGCGGCTACGCCGGCTTCTACGCAGCGTGGAAACTGGAGAAGAGGCTGCGCCGCGGCGAGGCCCAGCTGGTGCTGGTGGACCCGCGGCCCTACATGACGTACCAGCCGTTCCTGCCCGAGGTACTGGCCGGATCGATCGAGGCTCGGCACGCCGCGGTGTCGCACCGGCGGCACCTGCGCCGGACCCGGCTGGTCGCCGGCGCGGTCACGATGGTCGACCACGCCCGCAAGACGGTCACCGTTCGCCCGCCGGCCGGGCCCGACTTCGAGCTCGGGTACGACATCGTCGTGGTCACCGCGGGCGCGGTCACGCGGCGGCTGGCCGTTCCGGGCGTCGCCGAGCGGGCGATCGGCCTGAAGCACGTCGAGGAAGCGGTGGCGATCCGCGACCGGCTGCTGACCGCCTTCGACCAGGCCGCGGGCCTCGAGCCCGGCCCGCTGCGCCGCCGGCTGCTCACGGTGACGTTCGTGGGCGGCGGGTTCTCCGGCGTCGAGGGCTTCGGCGAGCTGCTCTCGCTGGCCACCTCCCTGGTCCGGACCTACCCGGAGCTGGATCCCGGTGAGCTCGCCTTCCATCTCGTCGAGGTGCAGGACCGGATCCTGCCCGAGGTCACCGACGAGCCCGGGGCGTGGGTGGTGCGGTCGCTGGAGAAGCGCGGTGCGCACGTCCACCTGAACACCCACGTCGTGTCCTCCACCGACGGTCACGTCGTCCTGTCCGACGGCGCGGAGTTCGACTCGGAACTGATCGTCTGGACCACCGGGAACGCCGCGAACCCGATGGTCAGCCGCCACACCGACCTGCCGATCAACCCGCGCGGCCTGCTCACCGTGCGCGCCGATCTCCGGGTCGGCACCGACGCCGAGCCGGTGCCGGACGCCTGGGGCGCGGGTGACGACGCCGCGGTGCCCGACCTCACCTCGTCGTTGCCGGGGGCCACGACCGTGCCGAACGCGCAGAACGCCGTCCGGCAGGGAAAGCTGCTGGCGAAGAACATCGTCGCCACCCTGCGCGGCCGGGAACCGAAGCAGTACGTGCACCACAGTCTCGGATCGGTGGCCACGCTCGGACTGGGCCGCGGCATCTTCCAGTACCGGCGCCTCGTCATCACCGGGCTGCCGGCCTGGCTGATGCACCGCGGGTACCACGTGCTCGCGGTGCCGACCTGGGAACGCAAGGTGCGGGTGCTGGCGATCTGGCTGACCGGGCTGCTCTTCGGCCGGGACATCGTCTCGCTGGCCTCGGTCCAGCATCCCCGGGACGCATTCCTGGCCGGTGGCGAGCCAGACCGGCCAGTACCGGCACAGAGCTCCGCCACCGGCAACGTCGATGACCTGGCTGGTCGCGCGCTCTAG